A single genomic interval of Coccidioides posadasii str. Silveira chromosome 1, complete sequence harbors:
- a CDS encoding uncharacterized protein (EggNog:ENOG410PGX1~COG:S~BUSCO:2780at33183), translating to MIASELARKPEQGHGSPLSGSKEIVEYEKILNIRDQIFSGNHPRLKVPQHVIRNFTPRSVQSPSIPTTPSGPAETATAAQQKESQLPSSVQRSPPANESSAVGTTIAGTGASSSHLSTTSATKPASEIDPIFLTKSDDLIRAEMQLQRQRIERALRDQVEQRRIDAKTKPSPQELNPDFDVAVVFAKALELVKPVSEIDTEGANGNIAASDSFDENSFYSSRAPDSPQNEPVVASPITERQPQPVLIDDAVPDTHVARHNGGPRYLDNGNRNLVNLESHPPSGLAEKNIPPRSTDNTPVQPGMPPERQQGREEPEPFEEPEYSPPGPTTVDTEREGGAHQPISERANGGHAHRVPTQPQQDSQRHQYPVQDVRVVRNHITSPAAPQPSRVSPLAVSKVPGTQRQNRRQRKAERRLAAQASERGSPEAPVQPIVHRKRRREQEFKDSTRSMEERRPAVSPDIPHIKPEPVSPPPFIEVPPASYLRSHAPQSGSTYVEIDSPRYTPVGDRRESGGRPTYYDERHARGYEMDGSTDVNITRSSSRLTYKRPLREDRDLRRVATMQHARQSEYVQDYPEPIPETTPRYVRAASYAVTDRPVQVQKPRYYDELAPSYPKPYGASVRPASPRLREEYIETHPEPRSMGPPPQRRIVIDAEGNRYYESLAPSSRMHPPSTRLAHSEAYDEGPPIRTAPVRAMSVVGNTYPDHRYAHDMPPPVTYRRVPEYTRVAPSEHGVYDREIDDRARVPRGASVQVIDYPRRHPTYVEEPAYPREELVRMSSVRPPPSRYEDPVEPPMRMPSVRPVRREVSVYIDDEPRQSREYAPVDHVNYPAARQAREERYYDDEDTAKLDLEGGQGVIRRVSRRY from the coding sequence ATGATCGCGTCAGAGTTGGCCCGGAAGCCCGAGCAGGGCCACGGCAGCCCATTGTCGGGCTCCAAAGAGATCGTTGAGTACGAGAAAATCTTGAATATTCGGGACCAGATATTCTCTGGAAATCACCCGCGATTAAAGGTTCCTCAGCATGTCATTCGCAACTTCACTCCTCGATCAGTTCAAAGCCCCTCAATACCTACTACTCCCTCCGGCCCAGCAGAGACGGCGACGGCCGCGCAGCAAAAGGAAAGCCAGCTGCCGAGCAGTGTACAGAGATCTCCTCCAGCGAATGAATCTTCAGCGGTAGGGACAACGATAGCTGGCACTGGTGCTTCTAGTAGTCATTTGTCTACTACTTCTGCTACGAAACCAGCTTCAGAAATTGACCCTATTTTCTTAACTAAATCTGATGATCTCATCAGAGCCGAGATGCAATTACAGCGGCAGAGGATTGAACGTGCTCTGCGTGACCAGGTGGAGCAGAGGAGGATAGATGCTAAAACAAAACCTTCACCACAAGAACTAAATCCTGATTTCGATGTTGCAGTGGTTTTTGCAAAAGCATTGGAACTTGTTAAGCCAGTTTCAGAGATTGATACAGAAGGGGCTAATGGGAACATTGCAGCCAGTGATTCCTTTGATGAGAATTCTTTCTATTCGAGTAGAGCCCCTGATTCTCCGCAGAACGAGCCAGTAGTGGCATCGCCTATCACCGAACGACAACCCCAGCCGGTGCTCATTGACGACGCGGTTCCTGATACTCATGTAGCTCGTCATAATGGTGGACCTCGATATTTGGATAATGGGAATCGGAACTTAGTGAATTTGGAATCACATCCTCCGTCGGGACTGGCTGAAAAGAATATACCTCCAAGGAGCACCGATAACACGCCCGTTCAACCTGGTATGCCACCAGAGAGACAACAGGGCCGTGAAGAGCCAGAGCCATTTGAAGAACCGGAATATTCACCGCCTGGCCCTACTACTGTGGACACCGAAAGGGAAGGTGGTGCTCATCAACCTATCTCAGAACGGGCCAATGGGGGACACGCTCATCGTGTGCCCACCCAACCTCAGCAGGATTCCCAACGACATCAATACCCAGTGCAGGATGTGAGAGTAGTCAGAAACCATATTACATCCCCTGCCGCCCCGCAACCATCAAGGGTGTCACCGCTTGCAGTGTCAAAAGTACCAGGGACCCAGCGGCAGAATCGCCGTCAAAGGAAGGCGGAGAGAAGACTGGCTGCCCAGGCTTCAGAACGTGGCAGCCCTGAAGCACCGGTGCAACCAATAGTTCATCGTAAGCGTCGACGTGAACAGGAATTCAAAGATAGTACGCGCTCTATGGAGGAGAGAAGACCGGCGGTGTCGCCAGATATTCCTCACATTAAACCAGAGCCCGTGTCGCCACCTCCATTTATTGAGGTGCCGCCGGCGTCATACCTGCGATCCCACGCGCCCCAAAGTGGTAGTACATATGTTGAGATTGATTCTCCCCGGTATACCCCTGTTGGCGACCGACGTGAAAGTGGTGGCCGCCCTACCTATTATGATGAAAGGCACGCCAGAGGGTACGAGATGGATGGTTCTACTGACGTGAATATCACACGTTCGTCCTCGAGATTAACTTACAAGAGGCCTTTAAGAGAAGACCGCGATCTTCGTCGGGTTGCAACCATGCAACATGCACGCCAATCAGAATATGTTCAGGATTATCCCGAGCCCATCCCCGAGACTACGCCACGTTATGTGCGAGCGGCCTCCTATGCTGTGACAGATCGACCGGTGCAGGTTCAGAAACCAAGATACTATGATGAGCTCGCTCCATCATATCCGAAGCCATACGGTGCAAGTGTCCGTCCCGCCTCTCCAAGACTACGCGAAGAATATATTGAAACCCATCCCGAACCCCGTTCTATGGGGCCTCCTCCACAACGCAGAATTGTTATAGATGCTGAGGGAAATAGATACTACGAGTCTCTGGCGCCTTCGTCCAGAATGCACCCTCCATCTACCCGGTTGGCGCATAGTGAGGCATATGATGAAGGGCCACCCATTCGCACTGCACCCGTTCGAGCGATGTCAGTTGTCGGGAACACATATCCGGATCACAGATATGCTCACGACATGCCTCCGCCAGTCACCTATCGACGGGTCCCTGAATATACGCGAGTGGCACCGAGCGAACATGGCGTCTACGATCGAGAAATAGACGACAGAGCTCGAGTGCCTCGCGGCGCAAGTGTGCAAGTTATTGACTATCCACGTCGTCATCCAACATATGTCGAGGAACCGGCGTATCCGAGGGAGGAACTGGTGAGAATGTCAAGCGTACGACCACCTCCAAGCCGCTATGAAGACCCCGTAGAACCGCCGATGCGTATGCCGAGCGTCAGGCCTGTTCGACGCGAGGTGAGCGTGTACATTGATGATGAGCCTCGTCAATCCCGAGAGTACGCTCCTGTGGATCACGTTAATTACCCTGCTGCCAGGCAAGCGAGAGAGGAGCGTTACTATGATGACGAGGACACTGCGAAACTGGATCTTGAAGGTGGTCAGGGGGTGATTAGGAGAGTTTCTCGAAGATATTAA
- a CDS encoding uncharacterized protein (EggNog:ENOG410PH9B~COG:A~BUSCO:1072at33183): MHKISNFTGQARHGWERMTPAFGMSRPQHDLAGSHPFRRPVPPAIPSPPKNDAIINLSFNVPFSSNLSGPDPDDVLHSTPGALQRWTYPAGTPEGTPTHKLPVHANHIDSLRKLCRQISENSSGRIEATVTSSEPKALASLQLRPQGLVTNVCISGETDLVYQMRAKIFKETPFALRCATVDIDVNLVMDSNSNAIKQNVLNHLNTLASYTGVDIFLLSPKIVDADSAIVSSYGYSTENGIDNRFRIAIYGDVESVEHAKTRVLIMIDQILKRQVDVMKLELTMHTLVCGRTRRNIKLIEAATDTAIYFPPSFPNVYGYTPPGAYRRADDELYITGTSQEQIGKAKQKLHELVRGVKVYVKDVSVTPTKIDSILLDRLDKVRKVMEANGCYVLFPQLGSQHNTIRVQGTEILQVERTIRELMALAGQFYGATWWIILPDNAPQMRVPSPSDIRTMLSDICANSGADVSFDKLTFTIHGSDDAVKAAMMVIHHIPFVKRSPHQMRVKIELANEHKEFVSGKKNGKINKIMGQSNVQIIFDGFNEYNFYIDVCASQYEAARNGLDLVEQEMPASISFHVPDQYHKRIIGIGGQHIQRIMKKYSVFVKFSNAMDRGGVNKDDDDIRVENVICRTPARNAQNLELVKQEIMDMVEKVDAEFVSETVLVNRLYHRELIARMKEIDELEKKWNCKIDFPSTETASDFVTISGPEYQVPQAVDAFLGMVPETHEISFQGSEELREFFKTTEFATEVRKKLKEQYEVDVTVEATGEQPSSEANSPPPEDRLVLGYTRNNAGGLKDAIDFLVSRLVSHGLDATTVKGSIPRPKSDSFEESLPFFDSKLLQHAPAPLVTDSPTRPNFSDDASDRGSIFERLRKPGSISSFSSFIGRKNHSGSPGSFFKHASSNASKASLVSMESRDSGYRNPWNDSGVNLPEEDVFNASSAWPSRFDSAFPFGTAPGDMTPRHDLRASFDSGRPSTSNSTSGYPAPIGPPR; this comes from the exons ATGCATAAGATCTCCAATTTCACAGGCCAGGCACGCCATGGATGGGAGCGGATGACCCCTGCCTTTGGCATGTCCCGTCCTCAGCATGACCTCGCCGGTTCCCATCCCTTCCGAAGGCCCGTTCCGCCTGCCATACCCTCTCCCCCGAAAAATGATGCCATCATAAACCTCTCCTTCAACGTCCCGTTCTCCTCGAATCTCTCTGGTCCGGACCCGGACGACGTCCTGCACTCGACACCCGGTGCTCTTCAGCGGTGGACCTACCCGGCCGGAACCCCGGAGGGCACCCCAACCCATAAACTTCCGGTTCACGCAAACCACATCGATTCCCTGAGAAAACTGTGTCGACAGATCAGCGAGAACAGTTCAGGTCGCATTGAGGCCACTGTCACATCATCAGAACCCAAGGCCCTCGCCTCGCTCCAGCTAAGGCCACAGGGCCTTGTCACCAATGTCTGCATCTCTGGTGAGACTGATCTCGTCTACCAAATGAGGGCTAAAATTTTTAAAGAGACGCCCTTTGCTCTG CGGTGCGCCACAGTTGATATTGATGTGAACCTTGTCATGGATTCAAATTCCAACGCGATCAAGCAGAATGTTTTGAATCACCTTAACACGCTAGCAAGCTACACTGGTGTGGACATATTCTTGCTTAGTCCAAAGATCGTCGACGCTGACAGCGCTATTGTATCTTCATATGGATATTCGACCGAGAATGGGATTGATAACCGCTTTAGGATCGCGATATATGGTGATGTTGAGAGTGTGGAGCATGCGAAGACTAGGGTTTTGATCATGATTGATCAAATT CTTAAACGACAAGTTGATGTTATGAAGCTTGAGCTGACGATGCATACCCTGGTCTGCGGCCGCACACGCCGAAACATCAAacttattgaagctgctacAGACACTGCTATCTACTTCCCACCCTCATTCCCGAACGTTTATGGATACACGCCGCCTGGTGCTTATAGACGTGCTGATGATGAACTCTACATCACAGGCACTAGCCAAGAACAAATCGGCAAGGCAAAACAAAAGTTACATGAGTTGGTTCGGGGCGTCAAGGTCTATGTCAAGGATGTGTCTGTCACTCCAACTAAAATTGATAGTATTTTGCTTGATCGCCTGGACAAGGTTCGCAAGGTCATGGAGGCAAATGGATGCTATGTCCTCTTCCCTCAGCTTGGCAGTCAACACAACACTATCCGCGTCCAGGGAACAGAAATCCTGCAGGTAGAACGCACCATTCGAGAGCTGATGGCTCTG GCCGGCCAGTTCTACGGCGCAACGTGGTGGATTATCCTTCCAGATAATGCGCCTCAGATGCGAGTTCCGTCGCCGTCGGATATCCGAACCATGTTATCCGATATTTGTGCCAATTCAGGTGCCGACGTCAGCTTTGATAAGTTGACTTTCACCATCCACGGTTCCGATGATGCCGTCAAGGCAGCTATGATGGTTATCCACCATATTCCATTTGTCAAACGTTCCCCACACCAGATGCGAGTGAAAATCGAGCTTGCCAACGAACATAAAGAGTTTGTCAGCGGCAAGAAGAACGGGAAAATTAACAAGATTATGGGCCAAA GCAACGTTCAAATTATCTTTGATGGATTTAACGAATACAACTTCTATATCGATGTGTGTGCCAGCCAGTATGAGGCAGCACGCAACGGACTTGACTTGGTCGAACAAGAAATGCCAGCATCGATATCCTTCCACGTGCCCGATCAGTATCACAAACGTATTATCGGTATTGGTGGCCAGCACATCCAGCGCATCATGAAAAAATACTCCGTGTTTGTCAAGTTTTCCAATGCCATGGATCGAGGTGGTGTCAACaaagatgacgatgacatCAGAGTCGAAAACGTGATCTGTCGCACACCCGCTCGTAATGCTCAGAACTTGGAGCTTGTGAAGCAGGAAATTATGGATATGGTAGAGAAAGTT GATGCAGAATTCGTCTCCGAAACTGTCCTTGTGAATCGTCTCTATCACCGGGAACTCATCGCTCGAATGAAGGAGATCGATGAGCtggagaagaaatggaaCTGCAAGATCGACTTTCCTAGCACTGAAACGGCGAGTGACTTTGTCACCATCTCAGGCCCAGAATACCAAGTCCCACAGGCCGTTGATGCCTTTTTG GGAATGGTACCGGAAACGCACGAGATCTCGTTCCAGGGTTCCGAAGAGCTTCGGGAATTCTTTAAGACTACAGAGTTTGCGACTGAAGTTCGAAAGAAGCTTAAAGAGCAGTATGAAGTTGACGTTACTGTTGAAGCGACTGGAGAGCAGCCTTCTTCCGAAGCCAACTCACCACCTCCCGAAGACAGGCTTGTTCTTGGTTATACACGGAACAACGCTGGTGGATTGAAGGACGctattgattttcttgtctCGAGGCTTGTCTCGCATGGGCTTGATGCGACCACCGTCAAGGGATCTATTCCTCGACCAAAGTCAGACTCGTTTGAAGAGTCCTTGCCGTTCTTCGACTCCAAGCTTTTACAGCACGCCCCCGCTCCTCTCGTAACCGATTCTCCCACACGCCCTAATTTCTCGGATGACGCCAGTGACCGAGGTTCGATATTTGAGCGTCTTCGCAAGCCCGGCAGCATCTCTTCGTTTTCATCGTTTATCGGTCGCAAAAACCACTCTGGCTCCCCCGGCTCTTTCTTTAAGCACGCATCCAGCAATGCCTCAAAGGCATCGCTTGTTTCCATGGAATCCCGTGATAGCGGATATCGCAACCCGTGGAATGACTCTGGCGTGAATCTTCCGGAAGAAGATGTTTTCAACGCCAGCAGTGCGTGGCCATCTCGATTTGATAGTGCATTTCCCTTCGGTACCGCCCCTGGAGACATGACTCCGCGGCACGATCTCCGCGCATCTTTTGATAGCGGCCGTCCTAGTACTTCCAATTCTACTTCTGGATACCCGGCTCCTATTGGGCCACCTCGTTAA